The Corynebacterium camporealensis genome contains a region encoding:
- the rplE gene encoding 50S ribosomal protein L5: MSENYTPRLKARYREEIKKTLADEFNYDNVMQIPGVTKVVVNMGVGEAARDSKLINGAVADLTAITGQKPQLRRAKKSIANFKLREGMPIGARVTLRGDRMWEFLDRLLTIALPRIRDFRGLSDQQFDGHGNYTFGLSEQSMFYEIDIDKMDRPRGMDITVVTTATNDDEGRKLLRELGFPFK; the protein is encoded by the coding sequence ATGAGCGAGAATTACACCCCCCGCCTGAAGGCTCGTTACCGCGAAGAGATCAAGAAGACCCTGGCTGACGAGTTCAACTACGACAACGTCATGCAGATCCCGGGCGTTACCAAGGTTGTCGTCAACATGGGTGTTGGCGAAGCTGCACGTGACTCCAAGCTGATCAACGGCGCTGTTGCTGACCTGACCGCTATCACCGGTCAGAAGCCGCAGCTGCGTCGCGCTAAGAAGTCCATCGCAAACTTCAAGCTGCGTGAGGGCATGCCGATCGGCGCCCGCGTCACCCTGCGTGGCGACCGCATGTGGGAGTTCCTGGACCGCCTGCTGACCATCGCACTGCCGCGTATTCGTGACTTCCGCGGCCTGTCCGACCAGCAATTCGACGGCCACGGCAACTACACCTTCGGTCTGTCCGAGCAGTCCATGTTCTACGAGATCGACATCGACAAGATGGATCGCCCGCGTGGTATGGACATCACCGTGGTGACCACCGCAACCAACGACGACGAGGGCCGCAAGCTCCTGCGCGAGCTGGGTTTCCCGTTCAAGTAA